The Deinococcus sedimenti genome includes a window with the following:
- a CDS encoding HD domain-containing phosphohydrolase, giving the protein MADSFAHDLLLNTTRFLLARQEPDSLCREGLAFLAEQLGATLSMLHLRESQVTYRLHSHVGTHPLLHVHDLQIMEPGWEALLQAGAWISTPVPAPHWSGPEERNYARLGARHLVNFGLYSGPQLIGTVNLLFAEARPDLSDLEVLGTVGALWGTLLARLQSQRDLSAREAMLRTITDQGGDLLSIVDASGVITYQSAASDELIGYPPDMLVGRTYDGAVYRADVPRVTAALQQLRGVPGGAVNLTFRIRHANGQLVWLEANARNLLHEEHVRGMVIHMRDVTASIATQRHLERRVQDLTLMHDTVRQLQLGRTSDGVAERLVDLIQGRLGYPHVQVGRVLADGSVEAVAREGDVRAAPLTRLPPGAGLIGACVQARQTLYVPDVLTDPRYVARHAEVRSEVIVPVWVSGQLWGVLNVESPRPDAFDRGDIQALETVAAQAGSVLANVSLLDDLRASRDELQAAYDETLAGWARALDLRDRETEGHCQRVTDLTVALARRLGVPEEDLVHIWRGALLHDIGKVGIPDAILHKPGALTEDEWRVMQLHPQMAFDVLRPVAFLHAALDIPYAHHEHWNGGGYPRGLRGEQIPLAARIFSVVDVWDALRSDRPYRRAWTAERALAHLQEQAGRQFDPVVVRAFTALLGEQGVQESA; this is encoded by the coding sequence ATGGCCGACTCCTTCGCGCATGACCTTCTGCTGAACACCACGCGGTTTCTGCTGGCCCGGCAGGAGCCGGACAGCCTGTGCCGTGAGGGCCTGGCGTTCCTGGCCGAGCAGCTCGGCGCGACGCTGAGCATGCTGCACCTGCGGGAATCACAGGTGACGTACCGGCTGCACAGTCATGTCGGGACGCATCCGCTGCTGCACGTGCACGACCTTCAGATCATGGAGCCCGGCTGGGAGGCGCTGCTGCAGGCGGGCGCGTGGATCAGCACGCCCGTTCCGGCGCCGCACTGGTCCGGCCCGGAGGAACGCAACTACGCGCGGCTGGGCGCGCGGCACCTGGTGAATTTCGGGCTGTACAGCGGCCCGCAGCTCATCGGGACGGTGAACCTGTTGTTCGCGGAGGCCCGCCCGGACCTGTCGGACCTGGAGGTGCTGGGCACGGTCGGCGCGCTGTGGGGCACCCTGCTGGCGCGCCTGCAGTCGCAGCGGGACCTGTCGGCGCGCGAGGCGATGCTGCGCACCATCACCGATCAGGGTGGGGACCTGCTCAGCATCGTGGATGCCAGCGGCGTGATCACGTACCAGAGCGCGGCGTCCGACGAACTGATCGGGTACCCGCCGGACATGCTGGTCGGGCGGACCTACGACGGCGCCGTGTACCGCGCGGACGTGCCGCGCGTCACGGCCGCGCTTCAGCAGTTGCGGGGCGTGCCGGGCGGCGCGGTGAACCTCACGTTCCGGATCCGGCATGCGAACGGGCAGCTGGTGTGGCTGGAGGCGAACGCCCGGAACCTGCTGCACGAGGAGCACGTGCGCGGTATGGTGATTCACATGCGGGACGTGACGGCGTCCATCGCCACGCAGCGGCACCTGGAGCGGCGCGTGCAGGACCTGACGCTGATGCACGACACGGTCCGGCAGCTGCAGCTGGGCCGCACCTCCGACGGGGTGGCCGAGCGGCTCGTGGACCTGATCCAGGGGCGGCTGGGGTACCCGCACGTGCAGGTGGGCCGCGTGCTGGCCGACGGCAGCGTGGAGGCCGTGGCGCGCGAGGGTGACGTGCGGGCCGCGCCCCTGACGCGGCTGCCGCCCGGCGCGGGGTTGATCGGCGCGTGCGTGCAGGCCCGGCAGACGCTATACGTGCCGGACGTGCTGACCGATCCGCGGTACGTGGCGCGGCACGCCGAGGTGCGCAGTGAGGTGATCGTGCCGGTGTGGGTCAGCGGGCAGCTGTGGGGCGTGCTGAACGTGGAGAGCCCGCGCCCCGACGCGTTCGACCGTGGGGATATCCAGGCGCTGGAGACCGTGGCGGCGCAGGCGGGGTCGGTGCTGGCGAACGTGAGCCTGCTGGATGATCTGCGGGCCAGCCGGGACGAGCTGCAGGCCGCGTACGACGAGACGCTGGCCGGCTGGGCCCGGGCGCTGGACCTGCGGGACCGGGAGACCGAGGGGCACTGTCAGCGCGTGACGGACCTGACGGTGGCCCTGGCCCGCCGGCTGGGGGTTCCGGAGGAGGACCTGGTGCATATCTGGCGCGGCGCGCTGCTGCACGACATCGGGAAGGTGGGCATCCCGGACGCGATCCTGCACAAGCCGGGCGCGCTGACTGAGGACGAGTGGCGGGTCATGCAGCTGCACCCGCAGATGGCGTTCGACGTGCTGCGGCCGGTGGCGTTCCTGCACGCGGCGCTAGACATCCCGTACGCGCATCACGAGCACTGGAACGGAGGCGGCTACCCGCGTGGCCTGCGCGGCGAGCAGATTCCGCTGGCCGCGCGGATTTTCAGTGTGGTCGACGTCTGGGACGCGCTGCGCAGCGACCGGCCGTACCGCCGGGCGTGGACGGCCGAGCGGGCGCTGGCGCACCTGCAGGAGCAGGCGGGGCGGCAGTTCGATCCGGTGGTCGTCCGGGCGTTCACGGCGCTGCTGGGCGAGCAGGGCGTGCAGGAGTCCGCGTGA
- a CDS encoding GGDEF domain-containing protein translates to MNRVNLQTLREELEDLRRSADEAASPTERAGHLRDAAYLAMDLGDPALAMTHALACLEAARSTTDLSLQARAHVTIALVMGDVHDDVGAATHFREAEGLARSARDARGVAVVNVNAAHYDMERAHFASSTLRLLTLLRSPYASALHFDALRLGLDQVFHINFTRGAASALLGVGVDEGELQQQLEARRDEVQAQLTESQAALQRLRRGEGRLANTRWQPDVLEALLVYARFVGDVAQAQALADEWVQLATDWNVPAQVGRARLGRAALWAQTGRWPQVREDAGRAAQLFGDEHPSRALAAQQLLAQAHAAQGQWQAAFEVQQALSTQADRIYRAFMQQSARLRVIERQAIEAEVRAVAFAEAALRDPLTGIPNRAGAKRRLDHLCAAARRGRSGAVALLDIDHFKSVNDRFGHAVGDEVLRRVAGTVTRAIREVDQLARYGGEEFLLLLEGLQLPEARRACQRVGQLITEIDWSDVAPGLRVTASIGVAMIEAGLNQEQVLRQADDAMYAAKAAGRNTVRVAGLPTHSVD, encoded by the coding sequence GTGAACCGCGTCAACCTGCAGACGCTGCGTGAGGAACTCGAAGACCTGCGGCGGTCGGCGGACGAGGCGGCCAGCCCTACGGAGCGGGCCGGGCACCTGCGGGACGCGGCGTACCTGGCGATGGACCTGGGGGATCCGGCCCTGGCGATGACGCACGCGCTGGCCTGCCTGGAGGCGGCGAGGAGCACGACGGACCTGTCGCTGCAGGCGCGGGCGCACGTGACGATCGCGCTGGTCATGGGGGACGTGCATGACGACGTGGGGGCCGCGACCCACTTCCGGGAGGCCGAGGGTCTGGCGCGCAGCGCCCGTGACGCGCGCGGCGTGGCGGTCGTGAACGTCAACGCCGCGCACTACGACATGGAGCGGGCGCATTTTGCGAGCAGCACGCTGCGGCTGCTGACGCTGCTGCGCTCTCCGTACGCGTCGGCCCTGCATTTCGACGCGTTGCGGCTGGGCCTGGATCAGGTGTTCCACATCAACTTCACGCGGGGTGCGGCGAGCGCGCTGCTGGGCGTCGGGGTCGACGAGGGGGAACTGCAGCAGCAGCTGGAGGCGCGGCGGGACGAGGTGCAGGCGCAGCTGACGGAGTCGCAGGCGGCGCTGCAGCGGTTGCGTCGGGGCGAGGGCCGCCTGGCCAACACCCGCTGGCAGCCGGATGTGCTCGAGGCGCTGCTGGTGTACGCCCGGTTCGTGGGTGACGTCGCGCAGGCGCAGGCGCTGGCGGACGAGTGGGTTCAGCTGGCCACCGACTGGAACGTTCCAGCCCAGGTGGGACGGGCGCGGCTGGGCCGCGCGGCGCTGTGGGCGCAGACCGGACGCTGGCCGCAGGTGCGCGAGGACGCCGGGCGCGCCGCGCAGCTGTTCGGGGATGAGCACCCCAGCCGGGCGCTGGCCGCGCAGCAGCTGCTGGCGCAGGCGCACGCCGCGCAGGGGCAGTGGCAGGCGGCGTTCGAGGTGCAGCAGGCCCTGTCGACCCAGGCGGACCGGATCTACCGGGCGTTCATGCAGCAGAGTGCGCGCCTGCGCGTGATCGAGCGGCAGGCCATCGAGGCTGAGGTGCGGGCGGTGGCGTTCGCGGAGGCGGCGCTGCGCGATCCGCTGACCGGGATTCCCAACCGGGCCGGGGCGAAGCGGCGGCTGGATCACCTGTGTGCCGCGGCGCGGCGTGGACGGTCCGGGGCGGTGGCGCTGCTGGACATCGATCATTTCAAGAGCGTCAACGACCGGTTCGGGCACGCGGTGGGGGACGAGGTGCTGCGGCGGGTGGCGGGGACCGTGACGCGCGCGATCCGGGAGGTCGATCAGCTGGCCCGGTACGGCGGCGAGGAGTTCCTGCTGCTGCTGGAGGGCCTGCAGCTGCCGGAGGCGCGGCGCGCGTGCCAGCGGGTGGGGCAGCTGATCACCGAGATCGACTGGTCGGATGTCGCGCCGGGGCTGCGCGTGACCGCCAGTATCGGCGTGGCGATGATCGAGGCGGGCCTGAATCAGGAGCAGGTGCTGCGGCAGGCGGATGACGCCATGTACGCCGCGAAGGCGGCGGGGCGCAATACGGTGCGGGTGGCGGGCCTTCCGACCCACAGCGTGGACTGA